In a genomic window of Streptomyces roseoviridis:
- a CDS encoding permease, whose product MDEGATRTATAPPDPAPPLTGPPDGRTRQGPGRRAGAGVLGSVAVGAAVVAVPAVPWIERLSGLAALGAWRTLLVAIVVQGVPFLLLGTVVSAAIGAFVPARAFSRVLPRNPVLAVPVAGAAGVVLPGCECASVPVAGSLMRRGVAPAAALTFLLAAPAVNPVVLVSTAIAFPGSPEMVAARFAASLVTSVVMGWLWIRWGREEWLRLPTGRAGHAPGASRFAAFRHGLQHDFLHAGGFLVVGAMAAATFNVLVPPSVLDVFADSPWLGVLVAALLAVLLSVCSEADAFVAASFTGFSPTARLAFMVVGPMVDMKLIALQSGAFGRAFAVRFSAATFVVAVLCCVVVGGVLL is encoded by the coding sequence GTGGACGAGGGCGCGACGAGGACGGCGACCGCACCGCCGGATCCGGCACCACCCCTGACGGGCCCGCCCGACGGGCGGACCCGTCAGGGCCCCGGGCGCCGGGCCGGCGCGGGCGTCCTCGGGTCCGTGGCCGTCGGGGCCGCGGTGGTCGCGGTGCCGGCCGTGCCGTGGATCGAGCGGCTGTCCGGGCTCGCGGCGCTCGGCGCGTGGCGGACGCTGCTCGTCGCCATCGTGGTCCAGGGCGTGCCCTTCCTCCTCCTCGGCACCGTCGTCTCGGCGGCCATCGGCGCCTTCGTGCCCGCACGGGCCTTCTCCAGGGTCCTGCCCCGCAACCCCGTGCTCGCGGTCCCCGTGGCCGGTGCGGCCGGCGTGGTGCTCCCGGGCTGCGAATGCGCCTCCGTACCGGTCGCGGGAAGTCTGATGCGGCGGGGCGTGGCCCCCGCGGCGGCGCTCACGTTCCTGCTCGCCGCACCCGCCGTCAACCCGGTGGTGCTGGTGTCCACGGCCATCGCGTTCCCCGGCAGCCCGGAGATGGTGGCCGCGCGGTTCGCGGCCTCCCTCGTCACCTCGGTCGTCATGGGCTGGCTGTGGATCCGATGGGGACGCGAGGAGTGGCTGCGGCTGCCCACGGGCCGTGCCGGGCACGCTCCGGGAGCGAGCCGGTTCGCCGCCTTCCGGCACGGACTGCAGCACGACTTCCTGCACGCGGGCGGGTTCCTGGTGGTCGGCGCCATGGCCGCGGCGACCTTCAACGTCCTCGTACCGCCGTCCGTCCTCGACGTCTTCGCGGACTCGCCGTGGCTCGGCGTCCTCGTGGCGGCGCTGCTCGCGGTGCTCCTGTCCGTGTGCTCGGAGGCCGACGCGTTCGTCGCGGCCTCCTTCACCGGTTTCTCGCCCACGGCCCGCCTCGCCTTCATGGTGGTCGGGCCGATGGTCGACATGAAGCTGATCGCCCTGCAGTCGGGGGCCTTCGGGCGGGCGTTCGCGGTGCGTTTCAGCGCCGCCACGTTCGTCGTGGCCGTCCTGTGCTGCGTCGTCGTCGGAGGCGTACTGCTGTGA
- a CDS encoding TIGR03943 family putative permease subunit, producing the protein MTAKPPTRPRRRRPLGELGLPLLLVLTGASLLRATVRSDVHLRYVKEGLWPYLVASGVLLVLLGLTGLAAEVTRRMRRPVLRRDASGHAYWHHPGDDHAGAHHGHGDGDGHGPGDGHGHGHGGATRVAWLLAVPALTLLFVAPPALGSYTAQREGAAARVERTAYEELADAPTTPMALEEFIGRSLYDSMSLRGRKVRLLGFVTAGTSPDTWFLNRLKVGCCAGDARTLRVQVRGVKAPADDTWVEVTGVWRPGESTADDPVPTLEAGVVETVPEPRNPYQDAPPAAG; encoded by the coding sequence GTGACCGCCAAGCCCCCCACGCGCCCGCGGCGCCGCCGCCCGCTCGGCGAACTCGGCCTGCCGCTCCTGCTGGTGCTGACCGGCGCGAGCCTGTTGCGCGCCACCGTGCGCAGCGATGTCCACCTCCGGTACGTGAAGGAAGGGCTGTGGCCCTACCTCGTCGCCTCCGGGGTCCTGCTGGTCCTCCTCGGCCTCACGGGGCTCGCCGCCGAGGTGACGCGCCGGATGCGCCGGCCGGTGCTGCGGCGAGACGCCTCCGGACACGCGTACTGGCACCATCCGGGCGACGACCACGCCGGAGCGCACCACGGACACGGCGACGGTGACGGTCACGGGCCGGGGGACGGACACGGGCACGGGCACGGCGGTGCCACCCGGGTGGCCTGGCTCCTCGCCGTACCGGCCCTCACCCTGCTGTTCGTCGCCCCGCCCGCGCTCGGCTCGTACACCGCCCAACGGGAAGGGGCGGCGGCCCGCGTCGAGCGGACCGCCTACGAGGAACTGGCGGACGCGCCGACCACTCCGATGGCGTTGGAAGAGTTCATCGGGCGTTCCCTCTACGACTCGATGAGCCTGCGGGGTCGCAAGGTCCGCCTCCTCGGATTCGTCACCGCGGGCACGTCACCGGACACCTGGTTCCTCAACCGCCTGAAGGTCGGATGCTGTGCGGGCGACGCGCGGACGCTGCGCGTCCAGGTGCGGGGCGTGAAGGCACCCGCCGACGACACCTGGGTCGAGGTCACGGGGGTCTGGCGGCCCGGGGAGAGCACCGCGGACGACCCCGTCCCGACCCTGGAGGCCGGCGTCGTCGAGACCGTCCCCGAGCCCCGCAACCCCTACCAGGACGCGCCGCCGGCGGCCGGGTGA